DNA sequence from the Streptomyces sp. CA-210063 genome:
GGTGTTCCGGGTGCGCCCCTCGGTGTACGTGGGCTGCAACAGCCCGTTGTGCGGATGTCAGTTGTGACCGAAGCGCTTCTGCCGGCTCTTGTGGGCCATGTCGCCGGGTGTCACGTGGGACGCGCGCTGCTCGGTCTGCGACTCCAACGAGGCCCGCTGGGTCTCCTGCTGACCATGCTCGGACTGCGGCTGCTTGCGGTCCTGCTTCTTGTTCTTGGCCATGGTGCTCGCCTCCTGTGGGGGATCTGGGGGCCAGGGCCGCGACCAGACTCACATAGCGCGAGAAGGCGCGCATTTCGGAAAATCACCGTCCGTGACGAGAGTTGTCGGAGTGTGCACCGCGTCGAAGGCCGCTTACGGCGCATACGCCACGCCGAAGATCGAGTTCCGGCCGTTAACCTCCGCGCAGTCGGGCAGACTCGAAGGAAGCCCCAAGCAAACCTCCCGGAAAGAGGGTGGATCGAGTGGACCGCTGCATCGTCCTGGTGGACGCCGGGTATCTGCTCGGCGCGGCCGCCAGCCTCCTCGCCGGGGAACCGTCCCGATCCCGGATCACCGTCGATCACTCCGCCCTCATCCAGGGACTGCGCGAGCGCGCCGAGGCCGACACCGAGCGGCCGTTGCTGCGCATCTACTGGTTCGACGGCGCCCCCGACCGCGTCCCGCAGCCCGAGCACCGCAGGCTGCGGGTGATGCCCCGGGTGACCGTACGGCTGGGCGCGCTGACCCGGAGCGACGGGCGGTGGGCGCAGAAGGGCGTGGACGCCGCCATGCACGCCGAGCTGACCGAGCTGGCCCGCAACCGCGCCTGCTCCGACGTGGTCCTGGTGACCGGCGACGGGGATCTGCTGCCGGGCATGATGGCCGCCAAGGAGCACGGCGTCGCCGTACATCTGTGGGCCGTGCAGGCGGCCGACGGTGACTACAACCAGTCCGAGGACCTGGTCGCCGAGGCCGACGAGCGGCGCGTGCTCGACCGGATGTGGATCACCAAGGCCGTACGGGCCAAGGAGATCGGCGGGATCTGCGCGCCGCAGCCGGTGCCGCGGCCGGAGATCGCCGCGATCCTGTCGGCGCCGCTGCCCGAGTCCGCCCTCGCGGCCGCCGCCGAGCGGCCTGCCCAGGAGCCCGAGCCGGCGCCTGCGGGGCGCAACGGGACCGAGGAGCGGGTACCGGCGGCGGGCAAGGGCGTACCGACACCTAAGGATCTCGCCGCCATGCGGGCGCCCGGGGCGCCCGCGGTGCAGCATCCGGCGACCGCGACGCTGCGGTGGTCCTCCGACAAGGGGTGGGTGGACCGGCCCGGAGGTGCGGCGGAGCCGCCGGAGGCGGCGGCGATGCCGACGCTGGCACAGCTGACGACGGCGGAGCAGCGGTGGGCCGATCGGGAGGAGGACATCACGACGGTGGGGGGTGATCCCTTTGAGGTCGGGCAGGTGTTCGCTCGGCGGTGGATGGCCCGGCTGACCGATCAGTCCCACTTGCAGAAGCTGTCGGGGATGTATCCGAGGGTGCCGCATCGGGTGGACGGTGAGTTGTTGCGGTATGCGGCTCGGTTCGGGTTGCTGGCGCACAAGGATGATCAGATCGATGAGCATGATCGGTACGCGATCAGGGCCGGGTTCTGGCGGGAGATCGATGTGCGTACGGGGGCCGAGCATGTACCGGCGGGGGAGCGGTAGGCGCCTGATAGCTCGGGCCTGCCTGTTTGTGCGAGTGTCGGCCGAATGTGGCTGGTCGCGCCCACGCGGCGGAGCCGCACATGTAACAGCCCCGCGCCCCTGAAGGGGCGACCCGGGGGTAATTGGGTGCCCGGGACCCCGTAGGCTCAACCCTCGTGAGTACGCGTACGGCACAGGCGATCCGGCACCGTCGGGATGTCGTGTGTGCTGTGCGGGGGCTCACCAAGACGTATCCGGCGACGCGGGGGCGGCGGGGCACGCCGGCGACTCCCGAGGTGCGGGCCAATGACGCGGTCGCGCTGGAGGTCCGGCGCGGGGAGATCTTCGGGCTGCTCGGACCCAACGGGGCGGGCAAGACCACGCTCGTACGGCAGCTGACCGGGCTGATGCGGCCCGATGACGGCACCGTCGAGATTCTGGGCCATGACATCGTGCGGCACCCGGAGCGGGCGTCGCGGATCCTGGCCTATCTGGGCCAGGAGTCGACCGCTCTCGACGAACTGACCGTCGCGCTCGCCGCGGAGACCACCGGGCGGCTGCGCGGCCTGGAGGTACGGCGGGCGCGGGCCGAGCGGGACGCCGTGCTGGAGGAGTTGGGGCTGACCGCGCTCGCCTCGCGGCCGCTGAAGAAGCTCTCCGGCGGGCAGCGGAGGCTCGCCTGTTTCGCCACGGCGCTCGTCGGGGAGCGGCCGCTGCTCGTGCTCGACGAGCCGACCAGCGGCATGGACCCGGTGGCCCGGCGGGCCGTGTGGGCCGCCGTCGACCGGCGGCGGGCCGAGTCCGGCACCACGGTCCTGCTGGTCACCCACAACGTCATCGAGGCCGAGACCGTGCTCGACCGGGTCGCCGTCCTCGACAAAGGGCGCGTCATCGCCTGCGACACCCCGGCCGGCCTGAAGGAGCAGGTCGCGGGCGAGGTGCGCGTCGAGCTGGTGTGGCGCGAGAAGGCCCCGCTGGACGTGCCCGAGGTCGCCGCGCTGCGCCCGCGTGCCGTGGAGTCCGGCCGCCGCTGGACGCTCCGGCTCGCACCGGAGGAGGCGCGCGCGGTGGTGGCCACGGTGACCGGGGGCGCCGCCTTCGTGGCGCTCGACGACTTCACGCTCGCGACGCCCAGCCTGGAGGACGTCTACCTGGCGCTCGGCGGCAGCGCGGGCAGCGCACAGGGACTGGTCAAGGGGTGAGGGACGCGGGCGTGAGCCGGAGAACAGTCGGTGCGGGTGTGAACGGCAGGGCTGCCGCAGCCGTACGACAATGGGCGACAGCCGAAGCGAAGAGGAGCAGCTCGACGTGAGTGTCGTACCCGCCGAGATCCTGCCGGGCAGCGCCCTGGCCGTAGAGGAGCGCGTGGAGCGCGGAGCCGCCGAGCTCGGGCCCCGCGCGCGCCTGTGGCCCTCGCTCTGCGCGGTGTACCGGGCGCAGCTCTCCCGGGCGCGGGTCGCGCGGATCCCGCTGCTGTTCGTGGCCACCTTCCAGTCGATCGGGATCATGATCCTGATGCGCGGTGTGGTGGACGGCGGGGCCGAGGCCCGCGCGGTGGTCGCCGGTTCGGCGGTGCTCGTCGTCGCCTTCGTCGCGCTGAACCTGCTGGCCCAGTACTTCGGGCAGCTGCGGTCGAGTGGTGGCCTGGATCATTACGCGACCCTGCCTGTGCCGCCCGCGGCCGTGGTGCTGGGCGCCGCCGGCGCGTACGCCTCCTTCACCGTTCCCGGCACCGTGGTGACCGCCGTGTTCGGCTGTGTGCTCTTCGGGCTCCCGCTGACGCACCTCTGGGTGCTCGCCGCCGTGATCCCGCTCGCCGGGGCCGCGCTCGCCGGGCTGGGCGCCGCCCTGGGCCTGCTCGCCCCGCGCCCGGAGCTCGCCACCGTGCTCGGGCAGCTGGGCATGTCGGCGGCGCTGCTGCTGGGTGTGCTGCCGGCCGACCGGATGCCGGGCTTCATCCAGTTCGCACGGGATCTGCTCCCCTCCACGTACGGCGTGGAGGCGTTCGCGCGGACGTTCGGGCCGAACCCCGACTGGGCGTTCGTGCTCGGCGACCTCGCCGTGTGCGCGGGGGTCGGGGTCGTCTCGCTCGCGGTCGCCACCTGGGCGTACCGTCGGGCCGCCGTCCGGTGACGCGCCGCACAGCCGCGCCTGGCACGATGTCAGAGTGACCGCACCGTTGACTCCCCCTCCGCCGCCGCACCACCAGCCGCCGAACGACCCCTGGGCTCCGCCGCCCACCAGCGGTGGGGGCGTGGGGCATCTCGGGTACGAGCCGGAGAAGCCGTCCGGGCCCGGAATGAAGACCGAGCTGATCGAGGCGGCCGTCGTCACCGTGGTCATGGCGTTGCTCGGGGGCGCGTTGCTCGGCGTGCTGTGGTGGTGGCTCGCGCCGCAGGTGCCGCTCGTCTCCGACGGGTCGGCGGTCTACTTCAGGGACACCGAGGGAGAGCAGGCCGTCGGTGTCGACGGAACGTTCACACTGCTGGCGCTGGGGGCGGGCGCGCTGAGCGCGCTCGTCGTCTTCCTGGTGCGCCGGCGTGGCGGTGTGCCCCTCGTGGTGGCGCTGACCGTCGGTGGGCTGCTGGGGGCCGTGCTGGCGTGGCGGCTCGGGGTGTGGCTCGGGCCCGAGACGGATGTCGCGGCGCGGGCGAAGGAAGTGGGGGAAGGGGTGACGTTCTCGGCGCCGCTGAAGCTCGGTGCGAAGGGGGCGTTGCTGGCGTGGCCGTTGGCGGGGCTGCTGGTCCATCTCGGGCTGACGGCGTTGTTCGGGCCGCGGGATCCCGAGCACTTCGAGCATGAGCAGCCGAAGGACGGGTACGGCTCGCCTGTCGTTTGACGTTCTTTTCGCCCCCGCCGCCCCTACCCGTCCCATCCCCCAGGGGCTGCGCCCCTTCGACCCCCCTCAGGTGAGTTGTTCGGGTGCGGGTGGTATGTGGTTGATCGCGCAGTTCCCCGCGCCCCTTTAGGGGCGCGGGGAACTGCGCGACAAGCCCTCACCCACCCGCACCCGCCGAACAACCCCGGTCCCCGAGCTCTGATGCGCCGGCGTCACACGCGGGCGATGGGCGCGGAGACCGCTTCCGTGAGCTTCAGGAGGTCCTGGGGGGACAGCTCGACCTCCAGGCCGCGGCGGCCGGCCGAGACACAGATCGTGTCGTGGGAGTCGGCCGACGCGTCCAGCACCGTGCGGAGCTTCTTGCGTTGGCCGAGCGGGGAGATGCCGCCCCGGACATAGCCCGTCGTACGCTCCGCGAGCGTGGGGTCGGCCATCGCCGCGCGCTTGCCGCCGACCGCCGTCGCCAGGGACTTCAGGTCCAGCGAACCCGCCACGGGTACGACCGCGACCACGAGCGCGCCGTCCACGTCCGCCACCAGTGTCTTGAAGACCCGCTCGGGGGAGACACCCATCGCCTCGGCCGCCTCCTCGCCGTAGGACGGGTGGGCGGGATCGTGCTCGTATGCGTGGACGGTGAACTCCACGCCCGCCGCCGTCAGGGCCACCGTCGCCGGCGTGCCGCCTGCCTGCTGCTTCTTCGACTTCTTCGCCATCGGCCTTCTCGTGTACGTCAGTTGAGGCTCGTCGGTCCCCGCGTCAGTTCCGCCGCGGGCAACGACGGCAGACTACGGATGATGGCGCTCTCGGCGCGCAGGAGTTTCAGCTCGTCGCGCAGCCGGGACGCGGTGTCGGGAGCCTGGAGAAGCCGCTGCTTGGCGGGCAGGTCGAGCATCATCGCCGCGGCGACCAGGTACGAGACGACGGCCGGCTCGTCCGGGAGGTCCGAGCCCGTCGACAGCGAGCGTTCCCGGGCACCCGCGAGTCGCTTCTGGTACTGGCGGAACGCCCGCAGCACACCCTCCGCGAGCGCGCCCGCCTCGTCACCGGCCTCCTCCGGCAGCTCCTCCAGATCCGCCACGAGGAACGGGCCCGAGGTGTCCACAGAGAGCAGGCGCACACGGGTGGTACCGGTCGCGAGGACCTCGTACGTGCCGTTGTCGCGCTCCCGGATGGTCGCCGCGTCCGCGATGCAGCCCACGGAGTGGAACGCCTTGGTCGGCTCGTCGCCGAAGCCGGCGGTCGGGCCACGGTCCGGCAGAGCGGTCGGATCCGGCATGCCGGGTGCGCTCGGCGCGACCTCGTGGCCGTCCCGGATGGCGACGACGGCGAAGCGGCGGGGTTGGTCCTCGGGGGTCTTCAGCAATTCGCGCATCATGGCGCGATA
Encoded proteins:
- a CDS encoding ABC transporter permease; translated protein: MSVVPAEILPGSALAVEERVERGAAELGPRARLWPSLCAVYRAQLSRARVARIPLLFVATFQSIGIMILMRGVVDGGAEARAVVAGSAVLVVAFVALNLLAQYFGQLRSSGGLDHYATLPVPPAAVVLGAAGAYASFTVPGTVVTAVFGCVLFGLPLTHLWVLAAVIPLAGAALAGLGAALGLLAPRPELATVLGQLGMSAALLLGVLPADRMPGFIQFARDLLPSTYGVEAFARTFGPNPDWAFVLGDLAVCAGVGVVSLAVATWAYRRAAVR
- a CDS encoding DUF2567 domain-containing protein; amino-acid sequence: MTAPLTPPPPPHHQPPNDPWAPPPTSGGGVGHLGYEPEKPSGPGMKTELIEAAVVTVVMALLGGALLGVLWWWLAPQVPLVSDGSAVYFRDTEGEQAVGVDGTFTLLALGAGALSALVVFLVRRRGGVPLVVALTVGGLLGAVLAWRLGVWLGPETDVAARAKEVGEGVTFSAPLKLGAKGALLAWPLAGLLVHLGLTALFGPRDPEHFEHEQPKDGYGSPVV
- a CDS encoding LON peptidase substrate-binding domain-containing protein, giving the protein MTTVRLPLFPLNSVLYPGLVLPLNIFEERYRAMMRELLKTPEDQPRRFAVVAIRDGHEVAPSAPGMPDPTALPDRGPTAGFGDEPTKAFHSVGCIADAATIRERDNGTYEVLATGTTRVRLLSVDTSGPFLVADLEELPEEAGDEAGALAEGVLRAFRQYQKRLAGARERSLSTGSDLPDEPAVVSYLVAAAMMLDLPAKQRLLQAPDTASRLRDELKLLRAESAIIRSLPSLPAAELTRGPTSLN
- a CDS encoding NYN domain-containing protein → MDRCIVLVDAGYLLGAAASLLAGEPSRSRITVDHSALIQGLRERAEADTERPLLRIYWFDGAPDRVPQPEHRRLRVMPRVTVRLGALTRSDGRWAQKGVDAAMHAELTELARNRACSDVVLVTGDGDLLPGMMAAKEHGVAVHLWAVQAADGDYNQSEDLVAEADERRVLDRMWITKAVRAKEIGGICAPQPVPRPEIAAILSAPLPESALAAAAERPAQEPEPAPAGRNGTEERVPAAGKGVPTPKDLAAMRAPGAPAVQHPATATLRWSSDKGWVDRPGGAAEPPEAAAMPTLAQLTTAEQRWADREEDITTVGGDPFEVGQVFARRWMARLTDQSHLQKLSGMYPRVPHRVDGELLRYAARFGLLAHKDDQIDEHDRYAIRAGFWREIDVRTGAEHVPAGER
- the ybaK gene encoding Cys-tRNA(Pro) deacylase, coding for MAKKSKKQQAGGTPATVALTAAGVEFTVHAYEHDPAHPSYGEEAAEAMGVSPERVFKTLVADVDGALVVAVVPVAGSLDLKSLATAVGGKRAAMADPTLAERTTGYVRGGISPLGQRKKLRTVLDASADSHDTICVSAGRRGLEVELSPQDLLKLTEAVSAPIARV
- a CDS encoding ABC transporter ATP-binding protein — protein: MSTRTAQAIRHRRDVVCAVRGLTKTYPATRGRRGTPATPEVRANDAVALEVRRGEIFGLLGPNGAGKTTLVRQLTGLMRPDDGTVEILGHDIVRHPERASRILAYLGQESTALDELTVALAAETTGRLRGLEVRRARAERDAVLEELGLTALASRPLKKLSGGQRRLACFATALVGERPLLVLDEPTSGMDPVARRAVWAAVDRRRAESGTTVLLVTHNVIEAETVLDRVAVLDKGRVIACDTPAGLKEQVAGEVRVELVWREKAPLDVPEVAALRPRAVESGRRWTLRLAPEEARAVVATVTGGAAFVALDDFTLATPSLEDVYLALGGSAGSAQGLVKG